A DNA window from Brassica napus cultivar Da-Ae chromosome C1, Da-Ae, whole genome shotgun sequence contains the following coding sequences:
- the LOC111201964 gene encoding cysteine-rich and transmembrane domain-containing protein PCC1 isoform X2, producing the protein MIQTDHNQSSVEKPPQRPYTGPPPIGYPTRDVMLGDPPAAAVETKSKGDGFWKGCCAAICCCCVLDACF; encoded by the exons ATGATCCAAACCGATCACAACCAATCTTCTG TAGAAAAACCTCCACAGAGGCCGTACACAGGGCCCCCGCCGATAGGCTATCCAACAAGAGATGTGATGTTGGGTGATCCTCCTGCGGCCGCAGTGGAGACGAAGTCTAAGGGTGATGGGTTTTGGAAAGGATG TTGTGCTGCCATATGCTGCTGTTGTGTTCTGGACGCATGCTTCTGA
- the LOC111202360 gene encoding gamma-aminobutyrate transaminase POP2, mitochondrial, which translates to MTMINSLRRMARSSQVTLQSRYAASGSRIFTTEASPQKQTIVGSKGHDMLAPFTAGWQSADLHPLIIAKSEGSYVYDDHGKKYLDSLAGLWCTALGGNEPRLVSAAVEQLKTLPFYHSFWNRTTKPSLDLAKDLLDMFTANKMAKAFFTNSGSEANDTQVKLVWYYNNALGRPEKKKFIARKKSYHGSTLISASLSGLPALHQNFDLPAPFVLHTDCPHYWRFHLPGETEEEFSTRLAKNLEDLIIKEGPETIGAFIAEPVMGAGGVIPPPATYFEKIQAVVKKYDILFIADEVICAFGRLGTMFGCDKYNIKPDLVSLAKALSSAYMPIGAILMSQEVADVIYSQSNKLGAFSHGFTYSGHPVSCAVAIEALKIYKERNTPEHVARVAPRFQDGLKAFAKTSPIIGEIRGTGLILGTEFTDNKSPNELFPPEWGVGAYFGAECQKRGMLVRVAGDSIMMSPPLIISPEEIDELITIYGEALKATEERVKELKTQQKK; encoded by the exons ATGACAATGATCAACAGCCTCCGACGGATGGCTCGTTCCTCTCAG GTTACTTTGCAGAGCAGGTATGCTGCTTCTGGTTCGAGGATCTTTACTACAGAGGCTTCACCCCAGAAGCAAACCATAGTTGG GTCTAAAGGGCATGACATGCTGGCACCTTTTACCGCTGGGTGGCAGAGTGCTGATTTACATCCTTTGATCATTGCCAAATCAGAG GGAAGTTATGTTTATGATGACCATGGCAAAAAGTATCTTGATTCTCTCGCTGGTCTATGGTGTACTGCCTTAG GAGGAAATGAGCCACGCCTTGTTTCTGCTGCCGTGGAGCAGTTGAAAACCTTGCCCTTTTATCACTCCTTTTGGAACCGTACTACTAAGCCTTCTCTG GATCTTGCCAAGGATCTTCTAGACATGTTCACGGCTAATAAAATGGCCAAAGCTTTTTTTACAAACAGTGGATCAGAGGCCAATGATACCCAG GTCAAGCTGGTATGGTACTACAATAACGCACTTGGAAGGcctgaaaagaaaaagtttatcGCCAGAAAGAAATC GTACCATGGCTCCACTCTAATATCAGCAAGTCTGTCCGG CCTTCCAGCACTGCACCAAAACTTTGATTTACCTGCACCGTTTGTGCTCCACACAGATTGCCCTCACTATTGGCGTTTTCATCTTCCAG GTGAAACGGAAGAGGAGTTCTCAACCAGATTAGCCAAGAATTTAGAGGATCTCATCATTAAAGAGGGACCAGAAACA ATTGGTGCTTTTATCGCTGAACCAGTCATGGGTGCTGGTGGTGTGATACCTCCACCTGCTACTTACTTTGAGAAG ATTCAAGCAGTTGTTAAGAAGTATGATATCCTGTTCATTGCTGATGAA GTGATATGTGCATTTGGAAGGCTTGGAACAATGTTTGGCTGTGACAAATACAACATCAAGCCAGATCTTGTATCATTAGCTAAG GCACTTTCTTCAGCATATATGCCGATTGGAGCCATTCTTATGAGTCAAGAAGTAGCAGATGTCATTTATTCTCAAAGCAACAAGCTAG GTGCTTTCTCGCATGGATTTACTTATTCTGGTCATCCAGTTTCATGTGCTGTAGCGATTGAAGCGTTAAAGATATACAA AGAGAGGAACACACCAGAGCATGTGGCCAGAGTTGCCCCAAGGTTTCAAGATGGTCTTAAAGCTTTTGCCAAGACTAGTCCTATTATTGGAGAG ATAAGAGGAACGGGTTTGATTCTCGGGACTGAGTTTACAGACAACAAGTCACCAAACGAACTATTTCCACCAGAATGGG gtgttggCGCATACTTTGGAGCCGAGTGCCAGAAGCGTGGGATGTTAGTCCGCGTTGCAGGTGATAGCATAATGATGTCTCCACCGCTCATCATCTCACCTGAAGAGATCGATGAG TTGATAACTATCTACGGGGAAGCATTGAAAGCTACGGAAGAGAGGGTAAAAGAACTCAAGACTCAGCAaaagaagtga
- the LOC111202361 gene encoding protein IQ-DOMAIN 5 isoform X1, whose protein sequence is MGASGRWIKALIGFNKSRSSNMDDQVKVASKSRFRRKHSVDFDAEKKLQDGFQDSYAHSVIDTSTSLQSYCGAPYEEQSKEHYAATRIQTAFRGFLARRALRALKGLVRLQALVRGHSVRKQAAVTLRCMQALVRVQARVRARRVRLALESETRQQLQQQLADEARVREIEEGWCDGIGSVEQIQAKLLKRQEAAAKRERAMAYALTHQWQAGTRQQLSAHSSFQPEKNNWGWNWLERWMAVRPWENRFLDSYLLEDGKLGEKNMEQAEIVHKTQMKSASKMQNTSNLVSGVSSQKATWPPSLSDGDSSSPGISSSMPVVSMAMSKKNDLAVEVNSRPVAGSRSHSKPKERSREADRSSRGRLSLPNSGKSLGSQSAKANRAGTLTPTSQKVAVEDNSAQNQRRRNSEPTK, encoded by the exons ATGGGTGCTTCAGGGAGATGGATCAAAGCATTGATTGGTTTCAATAAGTCAAGGTCTTCAAACATGGATGATCAG GTGAAGGTTGCAAGCAAGAGCCGGTTTAGGAGAAAACATTCAGTTGATTTTGACGCTGAGAAGAAACTTCAAGATGGATTTCAAGATTCATATGCGCATAGTGTAATAGATACTTCAACTTCACTACAATCCTACTGTGGTGCACCTTATGAAGAGCAAAGTAAGGAACATTATGCTGCAACACGCATCCAAACAGCTTTTCGAGGCTTTCTG GCTAGAAGGGCTTTACGAGCGTTGAAGGGACTGGTTAGACTTCAAGCCCTTGTTAGAGGACACTCTGTGAGAAAACAAGCAGCTGTGACGCTTCGGTGCATGCAAGCGTTAGTAAGAGTCCAGGCTCGTGTACGGGCAAGACGTGTTCGCCTCGCCTTGGAGAGTGAAACGCGTCAGCAACTACAGCAACAGCTAGCAGATGAAGCCCGAGTTCGAGAAATAGAG GAAGGTTGGTGCGATGGCATTGGTTCTGTTGAACAGATCCAAGCAAAGCTGCTAAAGAGGCAGGAAGCTGCAGCTAAGCGTGAGAGGGCTATGGCATATGCTTTGACTCACCAG TGGCAAGCAGGGACTAGGCAGCAGTTATCTGCGCACAGTAGCTTTCAACCTGAGAAAAACAACTGGGGATGGAACTGGTTGGAAAGATGGATGGCTGTTCGTCCATGGGAGAACCGGTTTCTTGACAGTTACCTCTTGGAGGATGGGAAGTTAGGTGAAAAGAACATGGAGCAGGCTGAGATTGTGCATAAAACGCAGATGAAAAGTGCAAGCAAGATGCAAAACACTTCAAATCTTGTGTCCGGTGTTTCAAGTCAGAAGGCAACATGGCCACCATCTCTGTCTGATGGTGATTCGTCTTCTCCTGGAATATCTTCAAGCATGCCAGTGGTGTCCATGGCTATGTCAAAGAAAAACGATCTTGCTGTAGAAGTTAACTCAAGACCTGTAGCCGGTTCGAGATCGCACAGCAAACCGAAAGAAAGATCAAGAGAGGCAGATAGATCTTCAAGAGGACGGTTGTCTCTGCCAAACAGTG GAAAGTCCTTAGGATCTCAGTCAGCTAAAGCCAACCGAGCAGGAACACTCACGCCAACATCTCAAAAAGTTGCAGTTGAAGACAACTCTGCCCAAAACCAGAGAAGACGCAACTCTGAGCCAACAAAATAG
- the LOC111202359 gene encoding 60S ribosomal protein L27-3 has protein sequence MVKFLKQNKAVILLQGRYAGKKAVIIRSFDDGNRERPYGHCLVAGLKKYPSKVIRKDSAKKTAKKSRVKCFIKVVNYQHLMPTRYTLDVDLKEVATLEALSSKDKKVAALKEAKAKLEERFKTGKNRWFFTKLRF, from the coding sequence ATGGTTAAGTTTCTAAAGCAGAACAAAGCGGTGATCCTCCTTCAAGGCCGTTACGCCGGCAAGAAGGCGGTGATCATCCGATCCTTCGACGACGGAAACCGCGAGCGTCCCTACGGACACTGCCTCGTAGCCGGACTCAAGAAGTACCCGAGCAAGGTCATCCGCAAGGACTCGGCCAAGAAGACGGCGAAGAAGTCGAGGGTCAAGTGTTTCATCAAGGTGGTGAATTACCAGCATCTGATGCCTACTCGTTACACGCTTGACGTGGATCTGAAGGAAGTGGCCACTCTCGAAGCACTGTCTTCGAAGGATAAGAAGGTGGCGGCTCTTAAGGAGGCCAAGGCTAAGCTCGAGGAGAGGTTCAAGACTGGAAAGAACAGGTGGTTCTTCACCAAGCTCAGGTTCTGA
- the LOC111202361 gene encoding protein IQ-DOMAIN 5 isoform X2, with the protein MGASGRWIKALIGFNKSRSSNMDDQVASKSRFRRKHSVDFDAEKKLQDGFQDSYAHSVIDTSTSLQSYCGAPYEEQSKEHYAATRIQTAFRGFLARRALRALKGLVRLQALVRGHSVRKQAAVTLRCMQALVRVQARVRARRVRLALESETRQQLQQQLADEARVREIEEGWCDGIGSVEQIQAKLLKRQEAAAKRERAMAYALTHQWQAGTRQQLSAHSSFQPEKNNWGWNWLERWMAVRPWENRFLDSYLLEDGKLGEKNMEQAEIVHKTQMKSASKMQNTSNLVSGVSSQKATWPPSLSDGDSSSPGISSSMPVVSMAMSKKNDLAVEVNSRPVAGSRSHSKPKERSREADRSSRGRLSLPNSGKSLGSQSAKANRAGTLTPTSQKVAVEDNSAQNQRRRNSEPTK; encoded by the exons ATGGGTGCTTCAGGGAGATGGATCAAAGCATTGATTGGTTTCAATAAGTCAAGGTCTTCAAACATGGATGATCAG GTTGCAAGCAAGAGCCGGTTTAGGAGAAAACATTCAGTTGATTTTGACGCTGAGAAGAAACTTCAAGATGGATTTCAAGATTCATATGCGCATAGTGTAATAGATACTTCAACTTCACTACAATCCTACTGTGGTGCACCTTATGAAGAGCAAAGTAAGGAACATTATGCTGCAACACGCATCCAAACAGCTTTTCGAGGCTTTCTG GCTAGAAGGGCTTTACGAGCGTTGAAGGGACTGGTTAGACTTCAAGCCCTTGTTAGAGGACACTCTGTGAGAAAACAAGCAGCTGTGACGCTTCGGTGCATGCAAGCGTTAGTAAGAGTCCAGGCTCGTGTACGGGCAAGACGTGTTCGCCTCGCCTTGGAGAGTGAAACGCGTCAGCAACTACAGCAACAGCTAGCAGATGAAGCCCGAGTTCGAGAAATAGAG GAAGGTTGGTGCGATGGCATTGGTTCTGTTGAACAGATCCAAGCAAAGCTGCTAAAGAGGCAGGAAGCTGCAGCTAAGCGTGAGAGGGCTATGGCATATGCTTTGACTCACCAG TGGCAAGCAGGGACTAGGCAGCAGTTATCTGCGCACAGTAGCTTTCAACCTGAGAAAAACAACTGGGGATGGAACTGGTTGGAAAGATGGATGGCTGTTCGTCCATGGGAGAACCGGTTTCTTGACAGTTACCTCTTGGAGGATGGGAAGTTAGGTGAAAAGAACATGGAGCAGGCTGAGATTGTGCATAAAACGCAGATGAAAAGTGCAAGCAAGATGCAAAACACTTCAAATCTTGTGTCCGGTGTTTCAAGTCAGAAGGCAACATGGCCACCATCTCTGTCTGATGGTGATTCGTCTTCTCCTGGAATATCTTCAAGCATGCCAGTGGTGTCCATGGCTATGTCAAAGAAAAACGATCTTGCTGTAGAAGTTAACTCAAGACCTGTAGCCGGTTCGAGATCGCACAGCAAACCGAAAGAAAGATCAAGAGAGGCAGATAGATCTTCAAGAGGACGGTTGTCTCTGCCAAACAGTG GAAAGTCCTTAGGATCTCAGTCAGCTAAAGCCAACCGAGCAGGAACACTCACGCCAACATCTCAAAAAGTTGCAGTTGAAGACAACTCTGCCCAAAACCAGAGAAGACGCAACTCTGAGCCAACAAAATAG
- the LOC106345493 gene encoding probable protein S-acyltransferase 20 yields MVRRHGWQLPADTLQMIAVTVFCLLVVAYFAFFAPFAGGRVWEYVLIGVYSPVALLVFVLYVRCTAINPADPRIMTHPLSARDISRSFNESGSQLQSCPSGVSMSSTFAANSSVVRGSVGDDERVDSVTRKSCYNPLAMLCCVFVLDDCWKQEEEQGNSRVGMYCMFCNCEVHTSSKHCRRCDKCVDGFDHHCKWLNNCVGRKNYMSFVSLITASLVWLIIEAAVGVAVIVRVFSDKKRMETEIVNRLGSSFSRAPLAAVVGVCTVVTIPACYHLAQLLFFHTLLIKKGLTTYDYLLAIRAMSEAPAGASVDEEIQSVLYSPSGSATTGFSGGSSLGPSHRKGVWCTPPRVFDNQDEVIPQLGSHMVPSTVDPERGIKAPKRSVKRSAWKLAKLDANEAARAAARARASSSVLRPIHNPHLPDHELSSVAATVSSVSTDANVAARKEMRNNDLKPSLSRNSFAAPSQSSRDEYDDESATLAPLPQYSTVNGHRFSATTTTHHTHRGNSGDALFLSAPSTSLLRDVRKTSVVWDAEAGRYVSLAPVTTMPQVRNRNQRAILPPQSSSSVSALKAPLPLQQAERSRLIYTGDSIFFGGPLVNIQTRNNPRSEVREGQERLASTHHQDARYRRDSTSHQLPVFAPPL; encoded by the exons ATGGTGAGGAGACACGGCTGGCAACTTCCCGCTGACACTCTTCAG ATGATTGCGGTGACGGTGTTTTGCTTGTTGGTGGTCGCTTACTTTGCTTTCTTCGCTCCTTTTGCCGGAGGACGCGTCTGGGAATACGTTTTGATCGGTGTTTACTCTCCGGTG GCTCTTCTTGTATTCGTTCTTTATGTTCGGTGTACTGCTATTAATCCTGCGGATCCAAGAATCATGACTCATCCTTTATCGGCCAGAGATATCTCCAGGAGTTTTAATGAATCTGGCAGTCAGTTGCAGTCTTGTCCTTCAGGTGTCTCAATGAGTTCTACCTTTGCAGCAAACTCTAGTGTAGTCAGAGGTTCTGTAGGAGATGATGAAAGAGTGGACTCTGTTACTAGAAAATCTTGTTATAATCCTCTGGCTATGCTCTGTTGTGTGTTTGTTCTTGATGACTGCTGGAAACAGGAAGAAGAACAGGGAAATAGCAGAGTGGGTATGTATTGCATGTTCTGCAATTGCGAG GTACATACGTCCAGCAAGCATTGTAGGAGATGTGACAAATGTGTTGATGGTTTTGATCACCATTGCAAG TGGCTTAACAATTGTGTCGGCCGCAAAAACTACATGAGTTTTGTGTCTCTGATTACTGCCAGCCTTGTTTGG CTCATTATTGAAGCAGCAGTGGGAGTTGCAGTGATCGTGCGTGTATTTTCTGATAAGAAGAGAATGGAGACAGAAATTGTCAATAGACTCGGAAGTAGCTTCTCTCGAGCACCTCTTGCGGCAGTTGTT GGTGTTTGCACTGTTGTTACCATTCCGGCATGTTATCATCTGGCCCAACTTCTCTTTTTCCACACGTTGCTCATTAAAAAG GGACTTACAACATATGATTATTTACTGGCAATAAGAGCCATGAGCGAGGCTCCAGCTGGAGCATCTGTTGACGAGGAGATTCAGAGTGTGCTCTATTCTCCCTCCGGATCTGCCACAACCGGCTTTAGTGGTGGAAGCTCTCTCGGGCCATCACACAGAAAGGGAGTCTGGTGCACTCCACCTAGAGTGTTTGATAATCAG GATGAAGTGATTCCCCAACTAGGCTCTCACATGGTCCCGTCCACCGTAGATCCAGAGAGAGGCATCAAGGCTCCCAAAAGATCCGTCAAACGCAGTGCATGGAAGCTAGCGAAGCTGGACGCAAATGAAGCTGCGAGAGCAGCTGCCAGAGCCAGAGCATCTTCATCTGTCCTGAGACCAATACACAATCCCCATTTACCTGATCATGAACTTAGTTCAGTTGCCGCCACGGTTAGTAGTGTAAGCACAGATGCAAATGTGGCTGCAAGGAAGGAGATGCGGAACAATGATTTAAAGCCATCTCTCTCTAGAAACTCCTTTGCTGCACCAAGCCAAAGTAGCCGGGATGAGTATGACGACGAGTCAGCCACACTTGCTCCTCTCCCTCAATATTCTACAGTAAACGGCCATCGCTTctctgcaacaacaacaacccaTCACACGCACAGAGGAAACAGCGGTGATGCACTTTTTCTCTCTGCTCCTTCAACTTCTCTTCTGAGAGATGTGAGGAAGACATCAGTTGTTTGGGATGCTGAAGCTGGGAGATACGTATCATTAGCTCCTGTAACGACAATGCCTCAAGTCCGCAATAGGAATCAAAGAGCCATTCTTCCACCTCAAAGTTCATCTTCTGTATCAGCGCTAAAGGCTCCTCTTCCTCTGCAACAAGCTGAGAGATCAAGACTGATATATACAGGTGACTCAATCTTCTTCGGAGGACCTCTTGTTAATATCCAGACTAGAAATAACCCGAGGAGTGAAGTAAGAGAGGGACAAGAGAGATTGGCATCAACACATCATCAAGATGCAAGATATAGAAGAGATTCAACCTCACACCAGCTTCCAGTGTTTGCCCCTCCACTTTGA
- the LOC111201964 gene encoding cysteine-rich and transmembrane domain-containing protein PCC1 isoform X1: MIQTDHNQSSADVVEKPPQRPYTGPPPIGYPTRDVMLGDPPAAAVETKSKGDGFWKGCCAAICCCCVLDACF; this comes from the exons ATGATCCAAACCGATCACAACCAATCTTCTG CTGATGTAGTAGAAAAACCTCCACAGAGGCCGTACACAGGGCCCCCGCCGATAGGCTATCCAACAAGAGATGTGATGTTGGGTGATCCTCCTGCGGCCGCAGTGGAGACGAAGTCTAAGGGTGATGGGTTTTGGAAAGGATG TTGTGCTGCCATATGCTGCTGTTGTGTTCTGGACGCATGCTTCTGA